A portion of the Nomia melanderi isolate GNS246 chromosome 2, iyNomMela1, whole genome shotgun sequence genome contains these proteins:
- the tos gene encoding exonuclease tos isoform X2 produces MGITGLLPFLEKSSKRTNINEFAGKTVAIDSYCWLHKGVFSCADKLSMGQPTDAYVQYCMRFIYMLLSHKIKPVLVFDGRYLPAKAQTEAKRREAREANRRKAVELMKMGQHAEGRNLLRRSIDVTHEMALELIKQSQKINVDCIVAPYEADAQLAYLNISGIVDLVITEDSDLTLFGCTKVFFKMDINGNGLLVDQERLHLAMGLRAEHFNMDSFRNMCILSGCDYLPSLPGIGLNKAKKFITINTDCDIHRALTRLGSYLNMKSLVVTKEYRDAFILAIITFKHQLVFCPLQRKQVRLNPPLPDVTEDQLYYAGTETDPDTALQLAFGNCDPFSLKMLHNFDPDKIKSQDNHNAWSRKSIQSKHVSIWSKQYKLKKNDTEKSHSKDLMTWPNTANKEVILQTNRLKTVVLAKQNDNIECIDLNQKELLDIYKSKDNEVENNSKMDTSASDVEKISPVLIKRIVPFSQQISTNKTSPSLLSKTKSRIKGRNIMRIRRTIINDEIITESKFFAKTNVKSNNNVTDDDTSCSSSNSNENLRKKENTTLERIDEIDNIDHQSLIAIDEIETNSDSMDVDEECNTSFTSNQCNDVDNSSSPSTCDLGKSYLDVRINEFVVNKNSNESHIFTDSLTTSETFEDQDFLIPREDINTLNSNLFQWSNTKLSTHTNNKTKHYKSKRSASFDVVKSKTTTTNSIRKNQQLSSMQSRQSLLSTYGFKRKELM; encoded by the exons ATGGGTATTACCGGTCTTCTTCCCTTTTTAGAAAAATCCTCGAAAAGGACAAACATTAATGAATTTGCTGGTAAAACTGTTGCTATTGACTCTTATTGTTGGTTACATAAAGGAGTATTTTCTTGTGCTGATAAATTATCAATGGGACAACCGACTGATGC ATATGTTCAATATTGTATGagatttatatatatgttacttAGTCATAAAATTAAACCAGTTCTTGTGTTCGATGGACGATATTTGCCTGCTAAAGCACAAACTGAAGCAAAACGACGAGA AGCCAGAGAAGCAAATCGTCGCAAAGCTGTTGAGTTAATGAAAATGGGTCAACATGCTGAAGGAAGAAATTTGTTACGAAGATCTATAGATGTTACACACGAAATGGctttagaattaattaaacaaagccaaaaaataaatgtagattGCATTGTAGCACCATATGAAGCAGATGCGCAATTAGCATATCTAAATATTAGTGGAATAGTTGATCTTGTTATTACAGAAGATAGTGATTTAACATTATTTGGTTGTACAAAA gtattttttaaaatggatATAAATGGTAATGGCCTTTTAGTTGACCAAGAGCGTTTACATCTTGCTATGGGATTACGTGCAGAGCACTTTAATATGGACAGTTTTCGTAACATGTGTATTTTATCAGGCTGTGATTATTTACCTTCCCTTCCTGGAATTGGGTTAAATAAGgcaaaaaaatttattacaataaatacagACTGTGATATACATAGG gcTTTAACTCGATTGGGATCTTATTTGAATATGAAGTCATTAGTTGTTACAAAGGAATATAGAGATGCATTTATATTGgcaattattacttttaaacatCAATTAGTATTTTGTCCGTTACAAAGGAAACAAGTTCGCTTAAATCCACCTTTGCCTGATGTGACAGAAGATCAACTCTATTATGCTGGTACAGAAACAGATCCTGATACAGCATTGCAACTTGCTTTTGGAAATTGTGAtccattttctttaaaaatgctTCATAATTTCGATCCTGACAAAATTAAA AGTCAAGATAATCATAATGCCTGGAGTCGAAAATCAATTCAATCTAAACATGTTAGCATTTGGTCAAAACAgtataaattgaaaaagaatgaCACAGAAAAATCTCACAGTAAGGATCTGATGACTTGGCCAAACACTGCCAATAAAGAAGTAATTCTTCAAACAAATCGCTTAAAAACGGTTGTTTTAGCCAAACAAAACGATAATATTG AATGTATAGACCTAAATCAAAAAGAACttttagatatatataaatctaaggACAACGAAGTAGAAAACAATAGTAAAATGGACACATCTGCTTCCGACGTAGAAAAAATATCTCcggttttaattaaacgaatagTGCCATTTTCTCAGCAgatatctacaaataaaactTCTCCAAGTCTTTTGTCCAAAACCAAAAGTCGCATAAAGGGAAGAAATATAATGCGGATTAGGAGAACAATTATAAACGatgaaattattacagaaagtAAATTCTTTGCTAAAACAAATGTCAAAAGTAACAATAATGTAACAGATGATGATACATCATGTTCATCTagtaattcaaatgaaaatttacgaaagaaagaaaatacaacACTTGAAAGAATTGAtgaaattgataatattgatCATCAATCATTAATAGCAATTGATGAAATAGAAACAAACTCAGATTCTATGGATGTTGATGAAGAATGCAACACGTCGTTTACATCAAATCAATGTAATGATGTTGACAACTCGAGTAGTCCTTCTACTTGTGATTTAGGAAAATCATATTTGGACGttcgaataaatgaatttgttgTAAACAAAAATAGTAATGAATCACATATTTTTACTGATTCTTTAACAACATCAGAAACTTTTGAAGATCAGGACTTTTTAATTCCACGAGAAGATATAAATACTTTAAACAGTAATTTATTCCAGTGGTCTAACACAAAATTGTCGACACAtacaaataacaaaactaaacaTTATAAAAGTAAAAGGTCTGCAAGTTTTGAT gTTGTAAAAAGTAAAACAACTACGACAAACAGTATACGTAAAAATCAACAACTAAGTTCCATGCAAAGCCGACAAAGTTTATTAAGCACATATGGATTTAAAAGAAAAG aattaatgtga
- the tos gene encoding exonuclease tos isoform X1, which translates to MGITGLLPFLEKSSKRTNINEFAGKTVAIDSYCWLHKGVFSCADKLSMGQPTDAYVQYCMRFIYMLLSHKIKPVLVFDGRYLPAKAQTEAKRREAREANRRKAVELMKMGQHAEGRNLLRRSIDVTHEMALELIKQSQKINVDCIVAPYEADAQLAYLNISGIVDLVITEDSDLTLFGCTKVFFKMDINGNGLLVDQERLHLAMGLRAEHFNMDSFRNMCILSGCDYLPSLPGIGLNKAKKFITINTDCDIHRALTRLGSYLNMKSLVVTKEYRDAFILAIITFKHQLVFCPLQRKQVRLNPPLPDVTEDQLYYAGTETDPDTALQLAFGNCDPFSLKMLHNFDPDKIKSQDNHNAWSRKSIQSKHVSIWSKQYKLKKNDTEKSHSKDLMTWPNTANKEVILQTNRLKTVVLAKQNDNIECIDLNQKELLDIYKSKDNEVENNSKMDTSASDVEKISPVLIKRIVPFSQQISTNKTSPSLLSKTKSRIKGRNIMRIRRTIINDEIITESKFFAKTNVKSNNNVTDDDTSCSSSNSNENLRKKENTTLERIDEIDNIDHQSLIAIDEIETNSDSMDVDEECNTSFTSNQCNDVDNSSSPSTCDLGKSYLDVRINEFVVNKNSNESHIFTDSLTTSETFEDQDFLIPREDINTLNSNLFQWSNTKLSTHTNNKTKHYKSKRSASFDVVKSKTTTTNSIRKNQQLSSMQSRQSLLSTYGFKRKGKHNIL; encoded by the exons ATGGGTATTACCGGTCTTCTTCCCTTTTTAGAAAAATCCTCGAAAAGGACAAACATTAATGAATTTGCTGGTAAAACTGTTGCTATTGACTCTTATTGTTGGTTACATAAAGGAGTATTTTCTTGTGCTGATAAATTATCAATGGGACAACCGACTGATGC ATATGTTCAATATTGTATGagatttatatatatgttacttAGTCATAAAATTAAACCAGTTCTTGTGTTCGATGGACGATATTTGCCTGCTAAAGCACAAACTGAAGCAAAACGACGAGA AGCCAGAGAAGCAAATCGTCGCAAAGCTGTTGAGTTAATGAAAATGGGTCAACATGCTGAAGGAAGAAATTTGTTACGAAGATCTATAGATGTTACACACGAAATGGctttagaattaattaaacaaagccaaaaaataaatgtagattGCATTGTAGCACCATATGAAGCAGATGCGCAATTAGCATATCTAAATATTAGTGGAATAGTTGATCTTGTTATTACAGAAGATAGTGATTTAACATTATTTGGTTGTACAAAA gtattttttaaaatggatATAAATGGTAATGGCCTTTTAGTTGACCAAGAGCGTTTACATCTTGCTATGGGATTACGTGCAGAGCACTTTAATATGGACAGTTTTCGTAACATGTGTATTTTATCAGGCTGTGATTATTTACCTTCCCTTCCTGGAATTGGGTTAAATAAGgcaaaaaaatttattacaataaatacagACTGTGATATACATAGG gcTTTAACTCGATTGGGATCTTATTTGAATATGAAGTCATTAGTTGTTACAAAGGAATATAGAGATGCATTTATATTGgcaattattacttttaaacatCAATTAGTATTTTGTCCGTTACAAAGGAAACAAGTTCGCTTAAATCCACCTTTGCCTGATGTGACAGAAGATCAACTCTATTATGCTGGTACAGAAACAGATCCTGATACAGCATTGCAACTTGCTTTTGGAAATTGTGAtccattttctttaaaaatgctTCATAATTTCGATCCTGACAAAATTAAA AGTCAAGATAATCATAATGCCTGGAGTCGAAAATCAATTCAATCTAAACATGTTAGCATTTGGTCAAAACAgtataaattgaaaaagaatgaCACAGAAAAATCTCACAGTAAGGATCTGATGACTTGGCCAAACACTGCCAATAAAGAAGTAATTCTTCAAACAAATCGCTTAAAAACGGTTGTTTTAGCCAAACAAAACGATAATATTG AATGTATAGACCTAAATCAAAAAGAACttttagatatatataaatctaaggACAACGAAGTAGAAAACAATAGTAAAATGGACACATCTGCTTCCGACGTAGAAAAAATATCTCcggttttaattaaacgaatagTGCCATTTTCTCAGCAgatatctacaaataaaactTCTCCAAGTCTTTTGTCCAAAACCAAAAGTCGCATAAAGGGAAGAAATATAATGCGGATTAGGAGAACAATTATAAACGatgaaattattacagaaagtAAATTCTTTGCTAAAACAAATGTCAAAAGTAACAATAATGTAACAGATGATGATACATCATGTTCATCTagtaattcaaatgaaaatttacgaaagaaagaaaatacaacACTTGAAAGAATTGAtgaaattgataatattgatCATCAATCATTAATAGCAATTGATGAAATAGAAACAAACTCAGATTCTATGGATGTTGATGAAGAATGCAACACGTCGTTTACATCAAATCAATGTAATGATGTTGACAACTCGAGTAGTCCTTCTACTTGTGATTTAGGAAAATCATATTTGGACGttcgaataaatgaatttgttgTAAACAAAAATAGTAATGAATCACATATTTTTACTGATTCTTTAACAACATCAGAAACTTTTGAAGATCAGGACTTTTTAATTCCACGAGAAGATATAAATACTTTAAACAGTAATTTATTCCAGTGGTCTAACACAAAATTGTCGACACAtacaaataacaaaactaaacaTTATAAAAGTAAAAGGTCTGCAAGTTTTGAT gTTGTAAAAAGTAAAACAACTACGACAAACAGTATACGTAAAAATCAACAACTAAGTTCCATGCAAAGCCGACAAAGTTTATTAAGCACATATGGATTTAAAAGAAAAGGTAagcataatatattataa